Proteins encoded in a region of the Fundulus heteroclitus isolate FHET01 chromosome 2, MU-UCD_Fhet_4.1, whole genome shotgun sequence genome:
- the islr2 gene encoding immunoglobulin superfamily containing leucine-rich repeat protein 2, translated as MAKRLLRLLALWTTLIGVVQSCPEFCSCQDKFAHQFADCAYKELLEVPVGLPFNVTTVSLSANKIKSLKSKSFVNITQVTSLWLAHNEIVSIQTNTLSPLVQLRNLDISNNKIVNFPWGDLRNLTALQLLKMNNNEMANLPKDAFSTLKDLRSLRINNNRFTTIVQGTFTALSSMSHLQIYSNPFTCSCNLEWLRDWIATTKISVPEPGQIQCETPEHLKGVEVSKIPKLQCEAPIVTITYQPNIENTVLQEGAAVILNCETKGSPMPQVSWEVIAGNQNHLFPLPSAADANDVPVNDKTTNGRFLVFGNGTLSIPRMSKKEDGNYSCSAVNELGKAESSVKLALAPSPKQGSNSVPDATVDKIRPSGKKPSDPKAAKNNVINWSKHEEKTKETPQDGSKNNIGSPEHAGGVFKDPSFGSRCGVREGSEYISNHAFNMTLDDLKQYTFDFGVIALEVSETEAKVQLNPLQLPSSRSNLHLSQTENQEMVVKEPIGLRQSSSGKDTLDMLYLCVKTGNGHSLVQWSNIEEGVNAYRFHGLQPGTNYTLCLTSGGQDCQVQVVFTTRKKIPSLLIIVVVSIFLLGLATVPLLGATCCHLLYKYQGKTYKLIMKAQNPDQMEKHMTKDFDPRASFVESEKTFNPSEVGEGEEGEEAEGEGEEGDRDGDADGSVVTESIPGSSSKTNPEEFEVGSEYSDRLPLGAEAVTISEEINGNYKQPSR; from the coding sequence ATGGCTAAAAGGCTCCTGCGGCTCCTTGCTTTGTGGACTACGTTGATCGGCGTTGTCCAGAGCTGTCCAGAGTTCTGCAGCTGCCAGGACAAATTTGCCCACCAGTTTGCGGACTGCGCCTACAAAGAACTGCTTGAGGTGCCCGTCGGCCTCCCCTTCAACGTTACCACCGTGAGCCTCTCGGCCAACAAGATCAAGTCGCTGAAAAGCAAAAGCTTCGTCAACATCACTCAGGTCACCTCTCTCTGGCTGGCACACAACGAGATCGTCAGCATACAGACCAACACCTTGTCGCCCCTGGTTCAGCTTCGCAACCTGGACATCAGCAACAACAAGATCGTCAACTTTCCCTGGGGGGATCTGCGCAACCTCAccgctctgcagctcctgaaaaTGAACAACAACGAGATGGCGAACCTTCCGAAGGACGCCTTCTCCACCCTCAAAGACCTCCGGTCCCTCCGCATCAACAACAACAGGTTCACTACCATCGTGCAGGGAACCTTCACCGCCCTGTCCTCCATGTCCCACTTGCAGATTTACAGCAACCCGTTCACTTGCTCCTGCAACCTAGAGTGGCTGAGAGATTGGATTGCAACCACTAAGATCTCTGTGCCTGAGCCCGGCCAAATCCAGTGTGAGACCCCTGAACACCTGAAGGGCGTGGAGGTTTCTAAGATTCCTAAATTGCAGTGTGAAGCCCCTATCGTCACCATAACCTATCAGCCAAACATAGAGAATACTGTTCTTCAGGAGGGTGCTGCGGTCATCTTAAACTGTGAGACAAAAGGGAGCCCCATGCCTCAGGTCAGCTGGGAGGTGATTGCTGGAAATCAAAATCACCTCTTCCCCCTGCCATCCGCTGCAGATGCCAATGATGTGCCAGTGAATGATAAAACAACCAACGGCAGATTCCTCGTGTTTGGAAACGGGACTCTCTCCATCCCTCGCATGAGTAAGAAGGAGGATGGCAACTATAGCTGCTCTGCTGTGAATGAACTGGGCAAGGCGGAGAGCAGCGTCAAACTAGCTCTGGCTCCCAGCCCAAAGCAGGGGAGCAATTCAGTCCCCGACGCAACGGTGGACAAGATCCGTCCATCCGGTAAAAAGCCTTCAGACCCCAAGGCGGCCAAGAACAATGTGATCAACTGGTCTAAGCATGAGGAAAAGACAAAGGAAACCCCCCAGGATGGTTCAAAGAACAACATAGGCAGCCCAGAACACGCTGGAGGTGTTTTCAAGGACCCCAGCTTTGGAAGCAGATGTGGCGTGAGAGAAGGCAGCGAATACATCTCCAATCACGCCTTCAACATGACCCTGGATGACCTGAAGCAGTACACCTTCGATTTCGGGGTGATCGCGTTGGAAGTGTCGGAGACGGAGGCCAAGGTGCAGCTGAACCCGCTGCAGCTCCCCAGCAGCAGGTCCAACCTTCACCTGAGTCAGACTGAGAACCAGGAAATGGTGGTCAAAGAGCCCATTGGCCTGCGGCAGTCGTCCTCCGGCAAAGACACGCTGGACATGCTCTACCTCTGCGTGAAAACAGGAAACGGACACTCCCTGGTACAGTGGTCCAACATAGAGGAGGGGGTTAACGCGTACCGCTTCCACGGCTTACAGCCCGGCACCAATTACACTCTCTGTCTCACCTCCGGGGGGCAGGACTGCCAGGTCCAAGTGGTCTTCACCACAAGAAAAAAGATCCCCTCCCTGTTAATTATTGTGGTCGTCAGCATTTTCCTATTGGGCCTGGCCACTGTTCCCTTGCTGGGAGCCACCTGCTGCCATTTGCTGTACAAGTACCAGGGAAAGACCTACAAGCTGATCATGAAAGCACAGAATCCGGATCAGATGGAGAAGCACATGACAAAAGATTTTGATCCCCGGGCGTCTTTTGTGGagtcagagaaaaccttcaaccCGAGCGAGGTGGGAGAGGGGGAAGAGGGGGAGGAGgctgagggagagggagaggaaggaGATCGGGACGGTGATGCTGATGGGAGTGTGGTGACCGAATCCATCCCAGGATCCTCGTCCAAAACCAACCCGGAGGAGTTCGAGGTCGGCTCCGAGTACAGCGACAGGTTGCCGCTCGGAGCGGAGGCCGTCACCATCTCAGAGGAAATCAACGGCAACTACAAGCAGCCCAGCCGCTGA